In Passer domesticus isolate bPasDom1 chromosome 7, bPasDom1.hap1, whole genome shotgun sequence, one genomic interval encodes:
- the TBX22 gene encoding T-box transcription factor TBX22, translating into MALSSRAHAFSVEALVGRSAKRKVPEGRDEEPGPGCRPARRAPEAEKRPKAGAESRAGGVQVELQGSELWRRFHDIGTEMIITKAGRRMFPSVRVKVKGLEPLQQYYIAIDVVPVDSKRYRYVYHSSQWMVAGNTDHSCITPRLYIHPDSPCSGETWMRQIISFDRVKLTNNEMDDKGHIILQSMHKYKPRVHVIAQDSRFDLAQIQSLPAEGVQTFSFQETEFTTVTAYQNQQITKLKIDRNPFAKGFRDPGRNRGVLDGLLETYPWRPPLALDFKAFGADSQGGSSSSSPVASSGGTPSPLNPLLSPSCSPPSLHLPASNLGMSCPESFLHPLNVPLYYKICPTSFLRQQALLLPSHEKLGATNPHLLPHFMVDVPKLSSLKNAKAEDLNAQCLQAPGPAGQMLYGLHASGNIFPSSPIAREALNCSLHPPYGLYGYNFSVPSRLMNAAGHFKVSDSIPAALRDGRCNHSNWHPTINHCL; encoded by the exons ATGGCGCTCAGCTCCCGGGCTCACGCCTTCTCGGTGGAAGCCCTGGTGGGACGCTCGGCCAAGAGGAAGGTGCCGGAGGGCCGCGATGaggagcccggccccggctgccGGCCGGCTCGCAGAGCCCCGGAGGCGG AGAAACGGCCCAAGGCCGGTGCCGAGAGCCGGGCGGGCGGCGTGCAggtggagctgcagggctccGAGCTCTGGAGGAGGTTCCACGACATCGGCACCGAGATGATCATCACCAAGGCCGGCAG gagGATGTTCCCGTCGGTGCGGGTGAAggtgaaggggctggagccGCTGCAGCAATATTACATCGCCATCGACGTCGTGCCCGTGGACTCCAAACGATACAG GTACGTGTATCACAGCTCGCAGTGGATGGTGGCGGGGAACACGGACCACTCCTGCATCACCCCGCGCCTCTACATCCACCCCGACTCCCCCTGCTCGGGGGAGACCTGGATGAGGCAAATCATCAGCTTCGACCGCGTGAAGCTCACCAACAACGAGATGGACGACAAGGGGCAC ATCATCCTGCAGTCCATGCACAAGTACAAGCCCCGCGTCCACGTTATCGCCCAGGACTCTCGCTTCGATCTAGCGCAGATCCAGTCGCTGCCGGCCGAGGGGGTGCAGACCTTCTCCTTCCAGGAGACCGAGTTCACCACCGTCACGGCCTACCAGAACCAGCAG ATCACGAAGCTGAAGATCGACAGGAATCCCTTCGCCAAAGGTTTTCGGGACCCCGGCAGGAACAG GGGGGTCCTGGACGGGCTCCTGGAGACCTACCCGTGGAGACCCCCCCTCGCCCTGGACTTCAAGGCTTTCGGCGCAGACAGCCAGG gTGGGAGCTCCAGCTCTTCTCCAGTGGCCTCCAGCGGTGGGACCCCCTCTCCTCTGAAccccctgctctctccatcgTGCTCCCCTCCCTCGCTTCACCTGCCTGCGAGCAACCTGGGCATGTCGTGCCCCGAGAGCTTCCTGCACCCCCTCAACGTGCCCCTCTACTACAAGATCTGCCCTACGAGCTTCTTGAGACAACAGGCGCTCCTCCTTCCCAGCCACGAAAAGCTGGGAGCCACCAACCCACACCTTTTACCCCACTTCATGGTGGATGTGCCCAAACTGTCTTCCCTGAAAAACGCCAAAGCCGAAGACTTAAACGCTCAGTGCCTACAAGCCCCCGGTCCTGCTGGTCAAATGCTGTATGGATTACATGCATCTGGAAACATTTTCCCATCAAGTCCCATTGCTCGGGAAGCACTTAATTGTTCTTTACATCCTCCATATGGCTTGTATGGTTATAACTTCTCTGTGCCATCCAGACTGATGAATGCAGCAGGGCATTTCAAAGTGAGTGACAGCATTCCGGCTGCTTTGAGGGACGGCAGATGCAATCACTCCAACTGGCACCCCACAATTAACCACTGCCTTTAG